From one Streptomyces sp. Q6 genomic stretch:
- a CDS encoding SGNH/GDSL hydrolase family protein gives MAIHAVRTRLVASALASGAAVLGLAVPAQATEQPLPYVALGDSYSAASGVLPLDPSASLLCARSTANYPHVIAERTGAALKDVTCGGAQTKDFAGSQYPGVAPQLDALGADTRLVTLTIGGNDNSTFINTILACATAGVLSGGQGSPCKTQYGDKFSGDIDSKTYPAVKGALQAVKNKAPKARVAVLGYPWIMPATARSGCFLKMPIASGDVPYVRDIQTHLNSAVRRAASETGATYVDLAAASEGHDACQPIGTRWVEPALFGTNFVPVHPNARGEAAMADLTMGALGLG, from the coding sequence ATGGCGATTCACGCTGTCCGCACCCGCCTGGTGGCCTCGGCCCTCGCCTCGGGTGCGGCGGTGCTCGGCCTGGCCGTTCCGGCGCAGGCGACCGAGCAGCCCCTTCCGTACGTCGCGCTCGGTGACAGCTACAGCGCCGCCTCCGGCGTGCTGCCGCTCGATCCGTCCGCGAGCCTGCTGTGCGCCCGGTCCACCGCCAACTACCCGCACGTGATAGCCGAACGGACCGGAGCCGCCCTCAAGGACGTGACGTGCGGCGGTGCGCAGACCAAGGACTTCGCGGGGTCGCAGTACCCGGGGGTCGCGCCGCAGCTCGACGCGCTCGGCGCCGACACCCGCCTGGTCACGCTGACCATCGGCGGCAACGACAACAGCACCTTCATCAACACGATCCTCGCCTGCGCCACGGCGGGCGTCCTGTCGGGCGGCCAGGGCAGCCCCTGCAAGACGCAGTACGGCGACAAGTTCAGCGGCGACATCGACTCCAAGACGTATCCGGCGGTCAAGGGCGCGCTGCAAGCGGTGAAGAACAAGGCGCCCAAGGCCCGCGTCGCCGTCCTCGGCTACCCGTGGATCATGCCGGCCACGGCGCGGTCGGGCTGCTTCCTGAAGATGCCGATCGCCTCCGGCGACGTACCGTACGTGCGCGACATCCAGACCCACCTCAACAGCGCGGTGCGGCGGGCGGCGTCCGAGACCGGGGCGACGTACGTGGATCTCGCGGCGGCGTCCGAGGGGCACGACGCCTGTCAGCCGATCGGCACCCGCTGGGTCGAACCCGCGCTGTTCGGCACGAACTTCGTGCCGGTGCATCCGAACGCGCGCGGTGAGGCGGCGATGGCCGACCTGACGATGGGCGCGCTGGGTCTGGGCTGA
- a CDS encoding M48 family metallopeptidase: MTHAVEETVQPCPQCGDTIRSDARFTTWCTGCDWNVDPAAPDPHTGRVERARRTLARRHGERLLGELTAGGASSTREARPVAARRDTASVAALALALAVHAVTLAFAAVGAWMLVTGWGHTWRLIGAVVLLAVAWTLRPRFRKLPDDRPVLYRESAPALFALVDEVAAVAGTRGVDAVVLDLQVNASVTTYGIRGRRLLNLGIPLWEMLGPRERVALLGHELGHFGNGDTRHGVIVAQALRSLDTWRYFVAAAPRPTPLEAVLNLLRLPPRMLVTGVMLLLDGLTLRAAQRAEYLADTMAARAASTDAAVRLMDLLLVAASAEGMLRREANARQVTSHALDADGLWGRLAAHTRSVPEREYERLRRVGVRRGHSVDSTHPPTHLRRSLLTAGEPLAAAVRVDTARDEAVSGELSAARARLARELLRDGVGS; encoded by the coding sequence GTGACGCACGCCGTCGAGGAGACAGTTCAGCCGTGCCCGCAGTGCGGGGACACCATCAGATCGGACGCCCGGTTCACGACCTGGTGCACCGGCTGCGACTGGAACGTGGACCCGGCCGCGCCTGACCCGCACACCGGTCGGGTGGAACGGGCGCGCCGCACACTGGCCAGGCGCCACGGCGAGCGGCTGCTCGGGGAGTTGACGGCGGGCGGCGCGAGTTCGACCCGTGAGGCACGGCCGGTCGCCGCGCGCCGGGACACCGCGAGCGTCGCCGCGCTCGCCCTGGCCCTGGCCGTGCACGCCGTGACGCTGGCGTTCGCCGCGGTCGGCGCCTGGATGCTGGTCACCGGCTGGGGCCACACCTGGCGGCTCATCGGTGCCGTGGTCCTGCTCGCCGTCGCCTGGACCCTGCGGCCCCGCTTCAGGAAGCTGCCCGACGACCGGCCCGTCCTGTACCGCGAGAGCGCGCCCGCGCTGTTCGCCCTGGTGGACGAGGTCGCCGCGGTGGCCGGAACCCGGGGCGTCGACGCTGTCGTCCTCGATCTCCAGGTCAACGCGAGCGTCACCACGTACGGCATCCGCGGTCGTCGGCTGCTGAACCTGGGCATCCCGTTGTGGGAGATGCTCGGCCCGCGGGAGCGCGTCGCCCTGCTCGGGCACGAGCTCGGCCACTTCGGCAACGGCGACACCCGGCACGGCGTGATCGTCGCGCAGGCCCTGCGCTCGCTGGACACCTGGCGCTACTTCGTGGCCGCCGCACCGCGTCCGACCCCGCTGGAGGCGGTGCTCAACCTGCTGCGCCTGCCGCCGCGGATGCTCGTCACCGGCGTGATGCTGCTGCTCGACGGGCTCACCCTGCGGGCCGCTCAGCGCGCGGAGTACCTGGCCGACACGATGGCGGCCCGCGCGGCTTCCACGGACGCCGCCGTACGCCTCATGGACCTGCTGCTCGTCGCGGCGTCCGCCGAGGGCATGCTGCGCCGCGAGGCGAACGCCCGGCAGGTCACGTCCCACGCCTTGGACGCCGACGGCCTGTGGGGTCGGCTCGCCGCCCACACCCGGTCCGTGCCCGAGCGCGAGTACGAACGCCTGCGCCGGGTCGGCGTCCGGCGCGGCCACAGCGTCGACTCCACGCACCCGCCGACCCACCTGCGCCGCAGCCTCCTGACGGCGGGCGAGCCGCTCGCGGCCGCGGTCCGCGTGGACACGGCACGGGACGAGGCGGTGTCCGGGGAACTCTCCGCCGCCCGCGCGAGACTCGCGCGCGAGCTGCTGCGCGACGGCGTCGGGAGCTAG
- a CDS encoding tautomerase family protein, which yields MPLVRIDALTTDSARLNALGRAVHDALVETLGFPPDDLFQILTGHDGVRGTLRFDDHLGVRRDADVVFVGITLRAGRPAAHKRALYRRIAELAQEYAGTEPRNVVITLTENESVDWSFGHGVAQYAPDGD from the coding sequence GTGCCGCTGGTCCGCATCGACGCCCTGACGACAGACAGCGCCCGCCTGAACGCGCTCGGCCGCGCCGTGCACGACGCCCTCGTGGAGACGCTCGGCTTCCCGCCCGACGACCTGTTCCAGATCCTGACCGGCCACGACGGGGTCCGCGGCACCCTGCGCTTCGACGACCATCTCGGGGTGCGACGCGATGCCGACGTCGTGTTCGTCGGCATCACGCTGCGCGCGGGTCGCCCCGCGGCGCACAAACGCGCGCTGTACCGGCGGATCGCCGAACTCGCGCAGGAGTACGCGGGGACCGAGCCGCGCAATGTCGTGATCACGCTCACCGAGAACGAGTCGGTCGACTGGTCCTTCGGCCACGGTGTCGCGCAGTACGCGCCGGACGGGGACTGA
- a CDS encoding MFS transporter encodes MSSTHVDRSPLPSSATDQAPVARGRRANPWLTLLAVAFGLFMVQLDASVVAIANPEIGRSLHASTADLQWVTNAYLLALAASLILGGKLGDRFGRRTFYLVGVAGFVLASVAIGLSGSIAGVIAFRAVQGFFGGLLMPNTLGLLRAVFPPRKFGMAVGIWAMVSAVSTALGPIVGGLLVERVSWESVFYINAPIGVVALAVSAAVLPQSRNSTGRHRFDVAGVVLLAAGLLCVVFGVVKGETWGWTSAGTLGVIAVGVLVLIGFGVYETRVAHPLLPMRLFRIRALTVGTVITALNFFVLLGVIFFVMLYLQNVRGFTPVEAGVRTLPLSLASLVASPLGAALTQRFGARLTMPVGMFLQAASVFGMLTWDTGSSYATMWPPFIALGLGVGMVLAASSDAIVGQAPVRDGGVAGGLQATALQIGGALGTSVLVSLISGRVGATLVGELTSAGVPPQVANGLTGAEDAVAMGVAPVSGSMGAELRAAVVEGSGRAFMNGVHTALTVTGLLCLLGAAVAAVGLRGTAPTRH; translated from the coding sequence ATGTCATCCACGCACGTGGATCGTTCCCCCCTGCCCTCATCCGCCACCGATCAGGCGCCCGTCGCCCGCGGTCGGCGCGCCAACCCGTGGCTCACCCTGCTGGCCGTGGCCTTCGGCCTGTTCATGGTCCAGCTCGACGCGTCCGTCGTCGCGATCGCGAACCCGGAGATCGGGCGCTCGCTGCACGCGTCGACCGCCGACCTCCAGTGGGTCACCAACGCCTATCTCCTCGCGCTGGCCGCCTCGTTGATCCTCGGCGGCAAACTCGGCGACCGCTTCGGACGGCGCACGTTCTACCTGGTCGGTGTCGCCGGCTTCGTCCTTGCGTCCGTCGCGATCGGCCTCTCGGGATCGATCGCGGGTGTCATCGCGTTCCGCGCGGTGCAGGGCTTCTTCGGCGGGCTGTTGATGCCGAACACGCTCGGGCTGCTGCGCGCGGTCTTCCCGCCGCGCAAGTTCGGCATGGCGGTCGGGATCTGGGCGATGGTGTCCGCGGTGTCGACCGCGCTCGGCCCGATCGTCGGCGGCCTGCTCGTCGAGCGGGTCAGCTGGGAGTCCGTGTTCTACATCAACGCCCCCATCGGCGTCGTCGCGCTCGCGGTGAGCGCCGCGGTGCTCCCGCAGAGCCGCAACTCCACGGGCCGGCACCGCTTCGACGTCGCCGGCGTCGTCCTGCTCGCCGCGGGTCTGCTGTGTGTCGTCTTCGGTGTGGTCAAGGGCGAGACCTGGGGCTGGACCTCGGCGGGCACGCTCGGCGTGATCGCCGTCGGCGTGCTGGTCCTGATCGGTTTCGGCGTGTACGAGACGCGGGTGGCGCACCCGCTGCTGCCGATGCGGCTGTTCCGTATCCGCGCCCTGACCGTCGGCACCGTCATCACCGCGCTCAACTTCTTCGTCCTGCTCGGTGTGATCTTCTTCGTGATGCTCTACCTCCAGAACGTGCGCGGATTCACACCGGTCGAGGCGGGCGTGCGCACGTTGCCGCTGAGCCTCGCCTCGCTCGTGGCGTCGCCGCTGGGCGCGGCGCTGACGCAGCGGTTCGGCGCGCGGCTCACGATGCCGGTCGGGATGTTCCTCCAGGCCGCCTCCGTGTTCGGCATGCTCACCTGGGACACCGGTTCGTCGTACGCGACGATGTGGCCGCCGTTCATCGCGCTCGGCCTCGGCGTCGGCATGGTCCTGGCGGCGTCGTCCGACGCGATCGTCGGGCAGGCCCCGGTGCGGGACGGTGGCGTGGCGGGCGGCCTCCAGGCCACGGCGCTCCAGATCGGCGGCGCGCTCGGCACCTCGGTGCTCGTCTCGCTCATCAGCGGCCGGGTCGGCGCCACGCTCGTCGGCGAACTGACGTCGGCGGGCGTGCCGCCCCAGGTGGCGAACGGCCTGACGGGGGCCGAGGACGCCGTGGCGATGGGCGTGGCCCCGGTGTCCGGCTCCATGGGCGCGGAGCTGAGGGCGGCTGTCGTCGAAGGCAGCGGCCGGGCCTTCATGAACGGCGTGCACACCGCGCTGACGGTGACCGGGCTGCTGTGCCTGCTGGGCGCCGCCGTCGCGGCCGTCGGCCTGCGCGGGACGGCGCCGACCCGGCACTGA
- a CDS encoding MarR family winged helix-turn-helix transcriptional regulator: MPDSRASQQDTDRVATALASCLPALNRALDRRVGQDFARPKPPEGQIALLRFVSQQEGATVREAADALLMRPNNVSAIVSQLTRQGLLERRADSGDKRIAHLYPTARARRELAEVQGLESKHLRHALHSLTDGEMDALGSALGALVALAEALHPASEQ; the protein is encoded by the coding sequence ATGCCCGATTCCCGCGCCTCGCAGCAGGACACCGACCGAGTGGCCACGGCCCTCGCGTCCTGCCTGCCCGCGCTGAACCGGGCTCTCGACCGTCGGGTCGGACAGGACTTCGCGCGGCCCAAGCCGCCGGAGGGCCAGATCGCCCTGCTGCGCTTCGTGTCGCAGCAGGAGGGCGCCACCGTGCGCGAGGCCGCCGACGCCCTGCTGATGCGGCCGAACAACGTCAGCGCGATCGTCTCCCAGCTCACCCGGCAGGGATTGCTGGAGCGACGCGCGGACAGCGGCGACAAGCGGATCGCCCACCTGTACCCGACCGCTCGCGCCCGGCGTGAACTGGCCGAGGTGCAGGGCCTGGAGAGCAAGCACCTCAGGCATGCCCTGCACTCCCTCACCGACGGCGAGATGGACGCACTCGGCTCGGCCCTGGGCGCGCTGGTCGCGCTGGCCGAGGCGCTGCACCCCGCCTCCGAGCAGTAG
- a CDS encoding MFS transporter produces MTATPAAEPPTALASDRPRDPRRWLILGVICLAQLVVILDNTILNVAVPTLTSDLGAATADIQWIINAYVLVQAGLLLAAGAAADRYGRRRLLLAGLAVFGAGSLAAGLAQDTGQLIAARAGMGIGGALLLTTTLAVAVQVFDEDERVRAIGIWAAVNALGFAAGPPVGGILLDHFWWGSLFLVNLPVVALGLVAVTLLVPESRAEQSHRPDLPGAALSIVAMTALVYAVVSGPEHGWSSPYVLAGAAVGVLALAAFVIWERRTPHPMLDMSFFSDRTFTGAVFGALLITFGSGGALFLLTQQLQFVLGYGPLEAGLRTAPFALTVVLLNFTGLSARLSVRLGIPGAVAVGMTLLAGGLAAVALAGRVVDGYGGLLTGLVLMGVGCALANPAMAVAVLGAIPREKAGAGAGIEGTVTEFGSGLGVAVLGAVLSARFSALVPVTAASLPAALAAADSAAERRAVSRAFGSALETGQLVGAAAVLTGGLVAAGLLWRAGRTAPVAAALVTDPA; encoded by the coding sequence ATGACGGCGACGCCCGCCGCCGAGCCGCCGACCGCCCTCGCGTCCGACCGGCCCCGGGATCCGCGCCGCTGGTTGATCCTCGGCGTGATCTGCCTCGCGCAACTCGTCGTCATCCTCGACAACACGATCCTCAACGTCGCCGTCCCCACGCTCACTTCGGACCTCGGCGCCGCCACCGCCGACATTCAGTGGATCATCAACGCGTACGTCCTGGTGCAGGCCGGACTGCTTCTCGCGGCGGGCGCCGCCGCCGACCGCTACGGCCGCAGGCGGCTGCTCCTCGCCGGACTCGCGGTCTTCGGCGCGGGCTCGCTCGCCGCCGGACTCGCGCAGGACACCGGCCAGTTGATCGCCGCCCGCGCCGGCATGGGCATCGGGGGCGCCCTGCTGCTGACCACCACGCTCGCCGTCGCCGTGCAGGTCTTCGACGAGGACGAACGCGTGCGGGCCATCGGCATCTGGGCCGCCGTGAACGCCCTCGGCTTCGCCGCGGGGCCACCCGTCGGCGGCATCCTCCTCGACCACTTCTGGTGGGGCTCCCTCTTCCTCGTCAACCTGCCGGTCGTCGCCCTCGGCCTGGTCGCCGTCACCCTCCTCGTGCCGGAGAGCAGGGCCGAACAGAGCCACCGTCCCGACCTGCCGGGCGCGGCGCTCTCGATCGTCGCCATGACGGCCCTCGTGTACGCCGTCGTCTCCGGCCCCGAACACGGCTGGAGTTCGCCGTACGTCCTGGCCGGCGCCGCCGTCGGAGTACTCGCCCTCGCCGCGTTCGTCATCTGGGAGCGCCGCACTCCGCATCCCATGCTGGACATGAGCTTCTTCAGCGACCGGACCTTCACCGGCGCGGTGTTCGGGGCGCTGCTCATCACCTTCGGCAGCGGCGGAGCCCTGTTCCTGCTGACGCAGCAGCTCCAGTTCGTCCTGGGATACGGGCCGTTGGAGGCGGGGCTGCGCACCGCGCCGTTCGCGCTCACCGTCGTCCTGCTCAACTTCACCGGCCTGTCGGCCCGGTTGAGCGTGCGGCTCGGAATCCCGGGCGCCGTCGCGGTCGGCATGACCCTGCTGGCGGGCGGACTCGCCGCCGTCGCCCTGGCCGGGCGCGTCGTGGACGGGTACGGGGGACTGCTCACCGGACTCGTCCTGATGGGCGTGGGCTGTGCCCTGGCCAACCCGGCGATGGCCGTCGCCGTCCTCGGCGCCATCCCCCGCGAGAAGGCCGGCGCCGGTGCCGGGATCGAGGGGACGGTCACCGAGTTCGGCAGCGGCCTGGGCGTCGCCGTCCTCGGCGCCGTGCTCAGCGCCCGCTTCTCCGCGCTGGTCCCGGTGACGGCGGCGTCGCTGCCCGCCGCCCTCGCGGCCGCGGACTCGGCGGCCGAACGCCGCGCGGTCTCGCGGGCGTTCGGCTCGGCCCTGGAGACCGGTCAGCTCGTGGGAGCGGCCGCCGTGCTGACCGGCGGCCTGGTGGCGGCGGGACTGCTGTGGCGGGCGGGGCGCACGGCGCCGGTCGCGGCGGCGCTCGTCACAGATCCAGCGTGA
- a CDS encoding PDR/VanB family oxidoreductase has translation MTETLDLVVADRRQEADGVVSLLLRRPDGAPLPDWEPGAHVDLCLRDGLERQYSLCGGDTSSWRIAVLREPAGRGGSALVHDELTPGRAVRARGPRNHFRLEPAPAYRFVAGGIGITPILPMLASATGDWSLFYGGRSRASMAFAAELDTLHPAERLHLCEGPLDLAAQLADLRPGELVYACGPESLLAAVERLVPSEALRTERFTATAADTDGDEAFEVELARSGRTVTVPRDRSVLAALQDAGVEVLYSCTEGTCGTCETDVLAGEVDHRDSVLTPQERACDETMMVCVSRAAKGGRLTLDL, from the coding sequence GTGACCGAGACGCTCGACCTCGTCGTCGCCGACCGCCGCCAGGAGGCGGACGGCGTCGTCTCCCTGCTGCTGCGCCGCCCGGACGGCGCGCCTCTGCCGGACTGGGAGCCCGGCGCCCACGTCGACCTGTGCCTGCGCGACGGTCTGGAACGGCAGTACTCGCTGTGCGGCGGGGACACGTCCTCCTGGCGGATCGCCGTGCTGCGCGAGCCCGCGGGGCGCGGCGGATCCGCCCTCGTCCACGACGAGTTGACCCCCGGGCGGGCCGTCCGGGCGCGCGGGCCGCGCAATCACTTCCGGCTCGAACCCGCACCGGCGTACCGGTTCGTCGCGGGCGGCATCGGCATCACGCCGATCCTGCCGATGCTGGCGTCCGCCACCGGGGACTGGTCGCTGTTCTACGGGGGCCGGTCGCGCGCCTCGATGGCGTTCGCCGCGGAGCTGGACACCCTGCACCCCGCCGAGCGGCTGCACCTGTGCGAGGGGCCGCTCGATCTCGCGGCACAACTGGCGGATCTGCGTCCGGGCGAACTCGTCTACGCGTGCGGCCCGGAGTCCCTGCTGGCGGCGGTGGAGCGACTCGTGCCGTCCGAGGCGCTGCGTACCGAGCGGTTCACGGCGACGGCAGCGGACACCGACGGGGACGAGGCGTTCGAGGTCGAACTCGCCCGTTCGGGGCGGACGGTGACCGTCCCCCGCGACCGGTCGGTCCTCGCCGCGCTCCAGGACGCGGGGGTCGAGGTCCTCTACTCCTGCACCGAGGGGACGTGCGGCACGTGCGAGACGGATGTCCTCGCGGGCGAGGTCGACCACCGCGACAGCGTGCTCACCCCGCAGGAGCGGGCCTGCGACGAGACGATGATGGTGTGCGTGTCGCGGGCGGCGAAGGGGGGACGGCTCACGCTGGATCTGTGA
- a CDS encoding aromatic ring-hydroxylating dioxygenase subunit alpha, with translation MPDPSASAASSFARDQWYVAAWSSEVGRELLGRTILGEPIAFYRTEAGEPVALADRCVHRRFPLSASGLDGDRVVCGYHGFTYDTTGTCVYVPGQKRIPRTARVSSYPVAEVDGMVWVWVGDPEAADTAAIPRAPHLVEDGWVTVQGMEPIDADYMLLVDNLMDLSHETYLHGGYIGTPEVAETPITTEVDEAAGIVRVSRHMLDAECPPFYARSTGIEGRIQRLQDIEYHAPCLYLLHSRISPTGTDSPTFRTEITYAITPSAPGKVYDFWAVSRNFAVEDEEVTTFLRDFNHTVVMQDVDALNLLQRTLDTEPAGYQELSINIDTGGLAARRILGKLAAG, from the coding sequence ATGCCCGACCCTTCCGCCTCTGCTGCTTCTTCGTTCGCGCGTGACCAGTGGTACGTCGCCGCCTGGTCCTCGGAGGTCGGCCGCGAGCTGCTCGGCCGGACCATCCTCGGCGAGCCGATCGCGTTCTACCGCACCGAGGCCGGCGAGCCGGTCGCCCTCGCCGACCGCTGTGTGCACCGCCGCTTCCCGCTCTCGGCGAGCGGGCTCGACGGGGACCGGGTCGTGTGCGGCTACCACGGCTTCACGTACGACACGACGGGGACCTGCGTGTACGTGCCCGGGCAGAAGCGCATCCCCCGTACGGCCAGGGTGAGTTCGTACCCGGTGGCGGAGGTCGACGGGATGGTGTGGGTGTGGGTGGGCGACCCCGAGGCGGCCGACACGGCGGCGATACCGCGGGCGCCCCACCTCGTCGAGGACGGCTGGGTGACCGTGCAGGGCATGGAGCCCATCGACGCGGACTACATGCTCCTCGTCGACAACCTGATGGACCTCTCGCACGAGACGTACCTGCACGGCGGCTACATCGGCACGCCCGAGGTCGCCGAGACGCCCATCACGACGGAGGTCGACGAGGCGGCGGGGATCGTCCGGGTCTCGCGGCACATGCTCGACGCCGAGTGCCCGCCGTTCTACGCCCGTTCGACCGGGATCGAGGGGCGCATCCAGCGGCTCCAGGACATCGAGTACCACGCGCCGTGCCTGTACCTGCTGCACAGCCGCATCAGCCCGACCGGCACCGACTCCCCCACCTTCCGTACGGAGATCACGTACGCGATCACGCCGTCGGCGCCCGGCAAGGTCTACGACTTCTGGGCGGTGTCGCGGAACTTCGCGGTCGAGGACGAGGAAGTGACCACGTTCCTGCGGGACTTCAACCACACGGTCGTCATGCAGGACGTCGACGCGCTCAATCTGTTGCAGCGCACCCTGGACACCGAGCCCGCCGGGTACCAGGAGCTCAGCATCAACATCGACACCGGTGGGCTCGCCGCGCGCCGCATCCTCGGCAAGCTGGCCGCCGGATGA
- a CDS encoding IclR family transcriptional regulator gives MTRSAADRLLDVLGAFDQAHTALTLTQLAHRADLPLATAHRLVGALTRWGALERDEAGHYQVGLRLWEIAALAPRGLGLRQVALPFLEDLYEATHENVHFAVRDGLDVVYIERLSGRSAVGVHSRVGARWPLHATGVGLVLLAHGGAELQQRYHAAELESFTPYTVTDHDRLRRMLAEVRRGGVAVSDRQITDDALSVAAPVRGPRGDVVAAVSVVVPAAGARTPTLIPAVQVAGRGISRALGWLPGPGSPSASA, from the coding sequence GTGACCCGTTCCGCCGCCGACCGGCTCCTCGACGTACTCGGCGCCTTCGACCAGGCCCACACCGCCCTCACCCTCACCCAGCTCGCCCACCGCGCCGACCTGCCGCTGGCCACCGCGCACCGGCTCGTGGGGGCGCTGACGCGATGGGGCGCCCTGGAACGGGACGAGGCGGGCCACTACCAGGTGGGGCTGCGGCTGTGGGAGATCGCGGCGCTCGCCCCGCGCGGTCTCGGGCTGCGCCAGGTGGCACTGCCGTTCCTGGAGGACCTGTACGAGGCGACGCACGAGAACGTCCACTTCGCCGTGCGGGACGGCCTCGACGTCGTCTACATCGAGCGTCTCTCGGGCCGTTCCGCGGTCGGGGTCCACTCGCGCGTCGGGGCGCGCTGGCCGCTGCACGCGACCGGAGTGGGGCTCGTCCTGCTCGCCCACGGCGGGGCGGAGCTGCAACAGCGCTACCACGCGGCTGAGTTGGAGTCCTTCACGCCGTACACCGTCACCGACCACGACCGGCTGCGCAGGATGCTCGCCGAGGTGCGGCGCGGCGGTGTCGCGGTGAGCGACCGTCAGATCACCGACGACGCGCTGTCCGTCGCCGCTCCGGTGCGGGGGCCGCGCGGCGACGTCGTCGCGGCGGTCTCCGTCGTCGTGCCGGCCGCGGGCGCGCGGACGCCCACCCTGATACCGGCCGTCCAGGTCGCCGGTCGCGGCATCTCGCGGGCGCTGGGCTGGCTGCCGGGACCGGGATCCCCCTCGGCTTCCGCCTGA
- a CDS encoding ROK family transcriptional regulator yields the protein MVPPKPTLEMLRALTDENVLRALMAEARLTRAEIAARTGISKPTISDSVRRLSAAGLLVDTGERTTGRGRVGSYYALAPDLGAALVVALTQHRVTAETVDALGRVRDREELELGPGAGAEAAADALTGVADRLAARTPGGLRLAVVSAADPVARTTGRLVRLPDAPFLIGDLDPRAALGAHVSGPVQVDNDVNWAARAEHADGRAHGTDDFVYVHLGEGLGGAVVCDGEVRRGHHGFTGEIAHVWTVGPDDTAMPLTEVFAVLGLREPGSTAVDVGALRARLEPGDGDVVREGGGKGGSDGGCQRRGDGRGRARADETRTALARAIGPVLEAAVAFADPRLIVLGGTWGPALAETVARRLAQSPRPVPVIAASVADPELTGARTQAIEELRRLLVDSTHPTDRTGHPPADPPHARPRPSSHAPAGADPRPNTHAPVGADLTPATHHRTQDIP from the coding sequence ATGGTCCCCCCGAAGCCCACCCTGGAGATGCTGCGCGCGCTCACCGACGAGAACGTGCTGCGCGCCCTCATGGCCGAGGCCCGGCTGACCCGCGCGGAGATCGCCGCACGCACCGGCATCTCCAAGCCCACGATCTCCGACAGCGTGCGGCGCCTGAGCGCCGCGGGGCTGCTCGTCGACACGGGGGAGCGCACCACGGGGCGCGGCCGCGTCGGCTCGTACTACGCGCTGGCACCGGACCTCGGCGCCGCGCTCGTCGTCGCCCTCACCCAGCACCGGGTGACGGCCGAGACGGTCGACGCGCTCGGCCGCGTACGGGACCGCGAGGAGCTCGAACTCGGTCCCGGCGCGGGGGCCGAGGCCGCCGCCGACGCGCTCACCGGCGTCGCGGACCGCCTCGCCGCGCGGACGCCGGGCGGTCTGCGCCTCGCCGTGGTCAGCGCCGCCGACCCGGTCGCGCGCACCACGGGCCGGCTCGTGCGGCTGCCCGACGCACCGTTCCTGATCGGCGACCTGGACCCGCGCGCCGCCCTCGGTGCGCACGTGAGCGGACCCGTCCAGGTGGACAACGACGTGAACTGGGCGGCCCGCGCCGAGCACGCCGACGGCCGCGCCCACGGCACCGACGACTTCGTCTACGTGCACCTCGGCGAAGGGCTGGGCGGCGCGGTGGTCTGCGACGGGGAGGTGCGCCGCGGTCACCACGGTTTCACCGGCGAGATCGCCCACGTATGGACCGTCGGCCCGGACGACACGGCGATGCCGCTGACGGAGGTCTTCGCCGTGCTCGGCCTGCGCGAGCCGGGCTCCACGGCCGTCGACGTCGGCGCGCTGCGGGCTCGCCTGGAGCCGGGTGACGGGGACGTCGTCCGCGAAGGCGGAGGGAAAGGCGGAAGTGACGGGGGCTGTCAGCGACGCGGTGACGGTCGCGGCCGCGCCCGCGCCGACGAGACGCGCACCGCACTGGCCCGAGCCATCGGCCCTGTCCTGGAGGCGGCCGTCGCCTTCGCCGATCCTCGCCTGATCGTCCTCGGCGGAACGTGGGGCCCCGCCCTGGCGGAGACCGTCGCCCGGCGGCTCGCCCAGAGCCCGCGTCCGGTCCCGGTGATCGCCGCAAGCGTCGCCGACCCCGAACTGACCGGAGCGCGCACTCAGGCGATCGAGGAACTCCGCCGCCTCCTGGTCGACTCGACGCACCCGACGGACCGCACCGGCCACCCACCCGCGGACCCCCCTCACGCTCGCCCGCGTCCCTCCAGCCACGCGCCCGCGGGCGCTGACCCTCGCCCGAACACCCACGCGCCAGTAGGCGCCGACCTCACTCCGGCCACCCACCACCGCACTCAGGACATACCGTGA